The sequence TCACCTCACCCCACCATACGCCTCGCGCTGCTGGCTGGAATCCACCGGAGCGCGCGGCCCGCGACTCCGCTCCGCCTACGTGTCGGCCGCGTCCCCGCGCGGTCGCCCACGTACCCCGCCCCGCCCTCCCACGTGCCCCTCCCCCCTGCGCGCATCCGATTGGCCGCCCACGCCTTCTTAACCCCACCACCCCACCACTCGGGCCCCAACGCATCCGTTCACCACCTGCGAGAGCGAGCGTaccgttcgttcgttcgtccgGTGTACGTCTCGCCATGGCCATGGTGCAGCCGGTGGACATGGCCGTGAAGGCCAACGAGATCATGGCGAGGTTCAGGCCCATCGCGCCCAAGCCcgtgctgccggcggcggtggcgggggtgacgggtggtggtgacggtgctgcggcggtggcggcgacgaaccGCGTGCTCTGCCAGCTGCAGAGCAGGCCGTGCCGGGCGCGGAAGCGGGGGCGGCCCAGCGTAGTGCCGCCGGTGTCCCCGCCGGCGGGGGCCAAGAGGAAGAGGGCGCCGGCGTACCCGGTCCCCGTGGCGCCGCTCCGGTGCGCGGCGGTGGCCACGGCGACGAGGGCGCGCGTGTCGGTGGTGGTCGTCCCGGCCCCGGGGAGTGCGGGCGGGGTTAGTGCGCTGGCGCCGGTGTCGCCGAGTGCCGGGGACTCGACGAGGCTCTCGCcgacggtggtggaggtggaggacgaggacgaggacgaggagagGGGCGTGGTGCTCGTGGAGCGCGACCTGCTGCGGAAGCTGCTGGAGCCGAAGGTCATCTCGCCGCGCGCGGTGCGCCCCGTGGGCTCCACCATCCACGTCGAGTCAGTCCACATCGACGTCggccgaaccgccgccgccgccgccgcagccgccccgaagacggcggaggaggtggaggcggagctggAGTCGGACTCCCTCCCGGCGGTGGTCTCGGACTCCAGCAACCGCGTCCGGCTGGTGAACGACGCGTACAAGCGAATGGTGGGGCAGCCCGAGTGCCCGTGGCTCGACGCCgtggccaccgccgcgtccaGGAGGATCAGCGGCGAGGTGGCGCTGGTAGTGtccgagccggcggcggcggcggcggcgctgccggagACATGCAAGGGGTTCTCGTGCTCGGCCAAGATCGCGTGGGAGCGCGACGGCAAGTGGTCATCCGTCCATGCACCGTGCGACGTCACCCGGCTGCAGTGCGAGTCGAGGGACTACGTCTTCGCCTGGAGgttccgcgccgccggcgacgaatGCAAcacccaccgccgcgccgccggcgacgcgtgACGACGTGATGCATCAAGCCGGAGCAAACTTTAGTAGTGCATAGATGTAATCGTGTTAAGGTGCAATGTTACTAGTAGTAGCAAACTAGATCGGCTGCTTCCTCTTTTGCGAAGCTTATAGGATGCAAGGCCAGGTTCTAAAGTATATATGATGTTGACCGGAGAATGCAAGGGAAAATTGTAACTTTTGCTTTAGTGAGATTTGTTTGTTCTCATGTAGTTTAGCACTGATGATCCATTTGACAGCGACAAGTGATTGCGTCTGCATGCATGGACATCCCAGgatagatgcatgcatggacaaCCCAGGTTAGACAAATGCGTGGTCGCAATCACATTATCCGTGTCGCGTTAtcaaacaaaataaagaaaaacgtCTTCACTGTCGTGTTCCAAGAGTTGAGAGCAAACCAGGGCAGAACAACACTTAAGTTTTGCTTTAACCACCTAAGCAAACAGGTAAAGGATCTTTATGAAATGATGTGGAAGGATAATGGTAAACAATTTTAGTACACAGGAAATCATTCTATTTGATCACAGTGCACGCTTATTATAATTGAGAGTTGGTTGAGGAACGGTCTAAGCCCACACTCGCACAACAGATTGGAGAAACCAAAAACAACACATATGGGGGTAAACACCATCTTGTGCATGTCCTGCTAGCAATGTAGCATGCAAGATTAGTGCTCAGGCTTGCTCTGCCTTCGGGGGACCCCTCCACTTGAAGTTCTCTGCATAAGATTTGGCCTGCATGATAGAAAAACAATTGGTTAATTACAGGGAAGCTACTAACTTAATGCACAACAACCTGGACGGTATGTATTAAATTGGTCAAAAAATCTGGGAGAAGAGTGATATCCCCTTCGTCCCGCAGTATTTGTCCTTCAAATCCTTAGCAAAAAGGGTAGCAGAGATGGTTAATTACACCCTTGGCAGGATGTATGAAAGAATGCATGCACCCTGAAAAGGCTGCCAAAACAGTGGTCGCGTTGCATCCGTAAGCTGTAGGCACGTAAATTCAACTACTATGGCAGCCAGTGGTGACTAGCTTGTCCTCATCGGCTTGGTACTAACAAAAGATAGGAGTTGATGAGGATGAGGGACTCTCTGACTAGATCACATTCGATGTACTCCTACAGTTGATgcaaattttggatttttcccTATCAATCTTCTGACTTGCTAAGTTGTGATTAATGTGAATGCTCTATTGCTATCTACTTTCTAGAATGAAAGGAGTGCCTTTCGTTCAATTCAAAGTCACGGAGACAGAAAATTCGAAGGTCAACAAATCAGTCGAGTGCCACCATCATGTAGCAGAACACCCGTTCGATCAGGACCTCCCGTCGTCTCTCCCATTTGGGTCATTGGCATTCATTTCAACCCCTGCTCAAGTTGGTCCTTCAAACTAATCTGATCAATCCTTCCTCACACCCAATGTTAAAGCATCCCATCACATGATTCCACGTCTCCTCTTCTTGTCTTACACTTCCAAGATGGCACTCTCAACTTCCCTCCTACGGTAGGCCTCCGCCCACTCCCTCAGTCTTAAAAGTATGCCACAGTTTCGTCCCTACAATCTTCTCACCAAGGGCACATTGTAACGCATTTGACATGATCTGCCCCGTCTACCATGTTTCATGTATCAGGTATGTGCTACATGCAAGCACATAAATAATAAGTATACTTATTTGCAATAAGCTACATAGCCTCATTTTATACAAAATGAGCTAATATGATTAGTATAGATGAAATtgtctaagttttttttttctattcactGGTGGCTTTTTCTTCACTTTGGCACTTCAACCACAATATCAACTATTTCCTGTGGGACTGTGAGGCTGTGACTACGTTATATCCACCAAAATGATGCAGACCACGTTCAACATCACATATTCCACCATCCAGAACACGGTATGTTGTtgaacaaagttaaaaaagggGCACTTAGTAGTAACTTGTAATGCATGAATTGACAAAATTATAAGGATGCAAGAATCAAAGCAACCAACTGggtagatataaaaaaaatgcatcaacACAGTAAAATGGAAGATACGTAGGGAGGTGTACAGACCTTCAAAAGAGGTGTATGGCGTTTCCTAACCTGCAGGAAATAGACATTATGTGAGTAAAGAGTTCTAATTTCTTAAGAAATTTAGGAGGTGGATTCCGACAAATATAAAGGCTCGTGGTATGCCAATGAATACTGCACCATAGCCCCCCAAAAGCATTCCTACTGTCGAGAACATATTTTATACGCAAATAATATACGGGTTACAAATTGTTTGAACAAGCTCTAGTTTGCCACAGAAATAAAATCAAAGTTCCATGTGTCCTAACTAAAATTACAAGTACAACAAAAATCGGGAACAACAGATTTACTCCTTGAGTTATACGAAGGATTTttagagattttatttttcaaaattgaaaCATCGACAAGTGATTCTGAAGACAAAGATTTAAGGCAAATAACATTAAATCATATGGCACATTGGATGCAAGGCAATCTGAAAATAAAAGACCATGCACCCATAAATGGACCAAATTTCATTCAGAAACCTGaccatcagaattcagaacactATAAAAGAACATTCCTTACTTTAACCTCTAAATTGTAAAGAATTAAGAATCAAATGATCCTATACATTCAAGAGAGAATATGCAATTAAATCCTGCTCCAATATATCCTAATATTTCAGAAATAAGTATAGCCTTATTTTTTAAACCTGATGTTAAGTATCAGGAATGGATAGACAGATAGTAAGAACTCACCACATAATCCCATCCATGCTTTTCAGCAAATGCCTTTGCTGAATCTGCACTGTCAAACGTAAGCCCTGCTTCACCAACATTAGCATATGGATCTCCAGTAGATGTCCATCCCATTAATGGGTTCTCCCACCTATTATTCACACAAATGTTAGAAGGGGAAAAAGCAGCAGCAACTGAAATAGTAATATCTAATTGTATGCTAGAATGCTATATAATAAGGAGGTGATACATAAAGCTAAATGAAGTAAATGCATGAGACATAAAAGAAATGAAATAGACTAAGTACACACTGTTTGACCAAACCAAGGTGACCACCTCAATGAGAGGTCAAATGCATCAGTTGCAAGGCTTTCAttgtacaaaaaaaaagggggtaaTCTCAcgttaaaggaaaaaaagaaacagacttcaatcgtcaaTGAATTCTTCTGTTATGAATGTAAATCAAGTTTTAATATGAGACTATTTGTTTTCATTTGATATATTATTGAGGCAGTTCACCAAACAGCAACACAGGGTTTGAGGTAAATAATTCATGAAAATGAATCAACAATAACCAATAAAACAAAACTGGAAACATACTTTTGGGTTGACACAAAGTTGATTTTCCACCTCCCGACTTTGCCTGAACCCTGCTGAGATGCAGTCCTAGCGGGTGAATATATTACAACCTGCAAATACACAAGGATAAGTTGATCATGTCTTCCCAGCTAGGTAGTTGAAAAGCATACAGTGAGTCTTAAAAGAACAAAAGTGGCAGcaacaaaaatcatattttcttTACAGTATAAATATTTAAACCTATCTGAATAACACAATCCTGTCATAGGCCATTTAGAAGGCCGTTTACTGTATAAACACTAAAAGGTGGGGGAGACCACTTGTTAACAGTCTAGTGATCTACAAGAACATAGATCACaatcaaaatattttctagGGCTCACTCTGTATAATAAATCTGCAAAAACATAAGATCTATTGATGTGTAGGCATCCTCTCTCTGCAGACAAACATAAGGTTGATAATACCATGAAAAATGTGACTGAAGTGGTGCTATCAGCATTGGGCCATATCATAAGATGCTTCTAAGCTCTTTGAAGTTAAGACGGATCTTTGAAACAACAGAAGAATTGATCATCAAACAATATTCGTATTAACGAGATTATGTTGTAGAGAAAACTATTTCATGGAAACTCTGTTCCTCAGAAGTCAGAACAAGAAACTACCACTATACAAGTAGGCCTCTACATGGATTTTGAGGTAACTACAAGAACTATGAAATGGTATGAAACAGACATTAGTTCATAGTCCAACAAGTTATCTAAATTCAATAGCTAAGCATTGCTAGCAATTTCATCTTTCTTTGTATGCAGTTAGTTCTATCAAAtgtatttttaagtttgatgtACACCAAGAAAATGGATAAATAATAAGCATCCTAGCATCATCTAAACTCTGGTATGTACAGTTCTCTAACACCAATACTGTCAACTCTAATCACAAACAATTTGAAAGGTAAGAACATACACCTATATACATTCAGTCATTCACAGTACATAAACCAAATCAggataatttgatcaaactctgTTGCCTCCAGCCCTCCACTAACATAATCTAAAGTGGGAGAACCCAACCTGGAGAGCAGCACATTCCTCCCAAGTTCTAAACGCAGTTCAAACCACACAAGCGTAAAACATCATCACCAAATTCGCATTTCTATCCACTCCACGATTCGAACGTTTACTAGCGATAGCACTGTAGTCCGTACGACGAGTTCACGACCCGACGCCTCCAGGCTCTATGCCTCTATCCCTAAACACGAGTAACGACCAAAACAACCCACCAAACCTGGACATCTCGAGCGATTCCCACACGGATCCGCGAGGGCTAGCCAATCTATCGCCACTACATAAATCAGAGGTAAGGTCAGCGAAGCACCGCACCTTGCGGCGGAGGTGCTCCTCGGGGATGCCGGAGACCATGCCGATCTCGCCTGGCTTGATCTCGACGAGGGC is a genomic window of Oryza glaberrima chromosome 7, OglaRS2, whole genome shotgun sequence containing:
- the LOC127780596 gene encoding uncharacterized protein LOC127780596, yielding MAMVQPVDMAVKANEIMARFRPIAPKPVLPAAVAGVTGGGDGAAAVAATNRVLCQLQSRPCRARKRGRPSVVPPVSPPAGAKRKRAPAYPVPVAPLRCAAVATATRARVSVVVVPAPGSAGGVSALAPVSPSAGDSTRLSPTVVEVEDEDEDEERGVVLVERDLLRKLLEPKVISPRAVRPVGSTIHVESVHIDVGRTAAAAAAAAPKTAEEVEAELESDSLPAVVSDSSNRVRLVNDAYKRMVGQPECPWLDAVATAASRRISGEVALVVSEPAAAAAALPETCKGFSCSAKIAWERDGKWSSVHAPCDVTRLQCESRDYVFAWRFRAAGDECNTHRRAAGDA
- the LOC127780597 gene encoding NADH dehydrogenase [ubiquinone] iron-sulfur protein 4, mitochondrial; amino-acid sequence: MAAPLRRSLPSLGRALLSPSPAPARMLSAAASDALVEIKPGEIGMVSGIPEEHLRRKVVIYSPARTASQQGSGKVGRWKINFVSTQKWENPLMGWTSTGDPYANVGEAGLTFDSADSAKAFAEKHGWDYVVRKRHTPLLKAKSYAENFKWRGPPKAEQA